The following proteins are co-located in the Engystomops pustulosus unplaced genomic scaffold, aEngPut4.maternal MAT_SCAFFOLD_297, whole genome shotgun sequence genome:
- the PCGF1 gene encoding polycomb group RING finger protein 1 isoform X2, with the protein MAATQGAMVIAMRLRNQLQSVYKMDPLRNEEVVKVKIKELNEHIVCYLCAGYFIDATTITECLHTFCKSCIVKYLQTSKYCPLCNIKIHETQPLLNLKLDRVMQDIVYKLVPRLQDNEDNRIREFYQSRGLERVLQSSAVEDPVVDVSRLSLSLAVSQSTSHYYRNDEHVSLCLEKSGSGKDKKKFILQKYIRCSVRSEIRHLRRVLAHRLGAPPPQVHLMVDNKTLPDHMTMKQLWLTHWYGKAAPLVLSYNVKEKRR; encoded by the exons ATGGCTGCTACACAGGGAGCGATGGTGATCGCGATGCGGCTCCGCAACCAACTGCAGTCCGTGTACAAGATGGACCCGCTGCGGAACGAG GAGGTGGTGAAGGTGAAGATAAAGGAGCTGAATGAGCACATTGTGTGTTATCTCTGCGCTGGATACTTCATAGACGCCACCACCATCACCGAGTGTCTCCACACCT TCTGTAAGAGCTGCATCGTGAAGTATCTGCAGACCAGTAAGTATTGTCCTCTGTGCAACATCAAGATCCACGAGACCCAACCCCTGCTCAACCTCAAGCTGGACCGCGTCATGCAGGACATCGTCTACAAGCTGGTGCCCCGCCTCCAGGACA ATGAAGATAATCGGATCCGGGAATTTTATCAGTCACGTGGGCTGGAGCGTGTCCTGCAGAGCAGCGCAGTGGAGG ATCCGGTGGTGGATGTCTCGCGGCTCTCCCTCTCGCTGGCCGTGTCTCAGAGCACGTCTCACTATTACAGGAACGATGAACACGTCAGTCTGTGCCTGGAGAAGAGCGG GTCTGGTAAGGATAAGAAGAAGTTCATCCTGCAG AAGTACATCCGCTGCTCTGTGCGCTCAGAGATCCGACACCTGCGCAGAGTCCTCGCCCACCGCCTGGGTGCTCCGCCTCCTCAG GTTCATCTTATGGTTGACAACAAGACCCTcccagatcacatgaccatgaaacAGCTGTGGCTGACGCACTGGTACGGAAAG GCGGCGCCTCTGGTTCTGTCTTACAATGTGAAGGAGAAGAGGAGGTGA
- the PCGF1 gene encoding polycomb group RING finger protein 1 isoform X1, with amino-acid sequence MAATQGAMVIAMRLRNQLQSVYKMDPLRNEEVVKVKIKELNEHIVCYLCAGYFIDATTITECLHTFCKSCIVKYLQTSKYCPLCNIKIHETQPLLNLKLDRVMQDIVYKLVPRLQDNEDNRIREFYQSRGLERVLQSSAVEDPVVDVSRLSLSLAVSQSTSHYYRNDEHVSLCLEKSGSGKDKKKFILQQKYIRCSVRSEIRHLRRVLAHRLGAPPPQVHLMVDNKTLPDHMTMKQLWLTHWYGKAAPLVLSYNVKEKRR; translated from the exons ATGGCTGCTACACAGGGAGCGATGGTGATCGCGATGCGGCTCCGCAACCAACTGCAGTCCGTGTACAAGATGGACCCGCTGCGGAACGAG GAGGTGGTGAAGGTGAAGATAAAGGAGCTGAATGAGCACATTGTGTGTTATCTCTGCGCTGGATACTTCATAGACGCCACCACCATCACCGAGTGTCTCCACACCT TCTGTAAGAGCTGCATCGTGAAGTATCTGCAGACCAGTAAGTATTGTCCTCTGTGCAACATCAAGATCCACGAGACCCAACCCCTGCTCAACCTCAAGCTGGACCGCGTCATGCAGGACATCGTCTACAAGCTGGTGCCCCGCCTCCAGGACA ATGAAGATAATCGGATCCGGGAATTTTATCAGTCACGTGGGCTGGAGCGTGTCCTGCAGAGCAGCGCAGTGGAGG ATCCGGTGGTGGATGTCTCGCGGCTCTCCCTCTCGCTGGCCGTGTCTCAGAGCACGTCTCACTATTACAGGAACGATGAACACGTCAGTCTGTGCCTGGAGAAGAGCGG GTCTGGTAAGGATAAGAAGAAGTTCATCCTGCAG CAGAAGTACATCCGCTGCTCTGTGCGCTCAGAGATCCGACACCTGCGCAGAGTCCTCGCCCACCGCCTGGGTGCTCCGCCTCCTCAG GTTCATCTTATGGTTGACAACAAGACCCTcccagatcacatgaccatgaaacAGCTGTGGCTGACGCACTGGTACGGAAAG GCGGCGCCTCTGGTTCTGTCTTACAATGTGAAGGAGAAGAGGAGGTGA
- the PCGF1 gene encoding polycomb group RING finger protein 1 isoform X3: protein MAATQGAMVIAMRLRNQLQSVYKMDPLRNEVVKVKIKELNEHIVCYLCAGYFIDATTITECLHTFCKSCIVKYLQTSKYCPLCNIKIHETQPLLNLKLDRVMQDIVYKLVPRLQDNEDNRIREFYQSRGLERVLQSSAVEDPVVDVSRLSLSLAVSQSTSHYYRNDEHVSLCLEKSGSGKDKKKFILQQKYIRCSVRSEIRHLRRVLAHRLGAPPPQVHLMVDNKTLPDHMTMKQLWLTHWYGKAAPLVLSYNVKEKRR, encoded by the exons ATGGCTGCTACACAGGGAGCGATGGTGATCGCGATGCGGCTCCGCAACCAACTGCAGTCCGTGTACAAGATGGACCCGCTGCGGAACGAG GTGGTGAAGGTGAAGATAAAGGAGCTGAATGAGCACATTGTGTGTTATCTCTGCGCTGGATACTTCATAGACGCCACCACCATCACCGAGTGTCTCCACACCT TCTGTAAGAGCTGCATCGTGAAGTATCTGCAGACCAGTAAGTATTGTCCTCTGTGCAACATCAAGATCCACGAGACCCAACCCCTGCTCAACCTCAAGCTGGACCGCGTCATGCAGGACATCGTCTACAAGCTGGTGCCCCGCCTCCAGGACA ATGAAGATAATCGGATCCGGGAATTTTATCAGTCACGTGGGCTGGAGCGTGTCCTGCAGAGCAGCGCAGTGGAGG ATCCGGTGGTGGATGTCTCGCGGCTCTCCCTCTCGCTGGCCGTGTCTCAGAGCACGTCTCACTATTACAGGAACGATGAACACGTCAGTCTGTGCCTGGAGAAGAGCGG GTCTGGTAAGGATAAGAAGAAGTTCATCCTGCAG CAGAAGTACATCCGCTGCTCTGTGCGCTCAGAGATCCGACACCTGCGCAGAGTCCTCGCCCACCGCCTGGGTGCTCCGCCTCCTCAG GTTCATCTTATGGTTGACAACAAGACCCTcccagatcacatgaccatgaaacAGCTGTGGCTGACGCACTGGTACGGAAAG GCGGCGCCTCTGGTTCTGTCTTACAATGTGAAGGAGAAGAGGAGGTGA